From the Acetobacter aceti genome, one window contains:
- a CDS encoding glycosyltransferase family 9 protein: MKTILNTEEIKRIGNKLKTLSQKNNHKETIEEIKKNIKKHPRWADGYSLLGDIYISIAHYEESYSAYSKALELDPDNLQWKLSLLLCQLEIGRDVKHALNELLNLFIKNADDEAICIKIASIMVSGKNPKITIAAIKWRAQNHKNSDVLSGILANQLLEAGLISEGCKIYLNLFDSSPDGVLYAPQLGVALIRIGAFQACADIVEALKAHSPETAALMLNEYGIALAALNRSREAQIVLREYLHTHPESRAAKFNLGQALLKGAQYQEGWELIEFSPPEFKIQGVKNPWKGDFPIDGKTLLLYGEQGFGDMLQFLRYIPHVEKLGANIALSVPENLKRLCQESFPNIEIIETDFKKIKYDYSCSLLSLPLALSSQIGYEIPSSVPYLYPNRDDIEKFSKIFGKKNKLRVGLVWSGENRPRHGLNYKNRSASLQMFSKIINTKNIDFISLQLGNPQKELLQWNEKEIFDPMNDVSDMEDTAALIFNLDLIISVDTSVAHLAGALGKPVWMITRSDCCWRWLEDQEDTPWYPTMKIFRSQPGSLHHAIELVAEALPDFVTTWQQNS; encoded by the coding sequence ATGAAAACAATATTAAATACAGAAGAAATTAAAAGAATTGGCAATAAACTAAAAACCTTATCACAAAAAAATAATCACAAAGAAACAATAGAAGAAATCAAAAAAAACATTAAAAAACACCCCCGCTGGGCCGACGGCTATTCGCTTCTTGGTGACATCTACATAAGCATTGCTCACTACGAAGAAAGCTATTCAGCTTACTCAAAAGCCTTGGAACTTGACCCTGATAATTTGCAGTGGAAACTATCTCTTCTCCTTTGTCAGCTTGAGATAGGAAGAGATGTTAAACACGCACTCAACGAATTACTAAATTTATTTATAAAAAATGCTGACGATGAAGCTATTTGTATAAAGATAGCTTCAATTATGGTTTCAGGAAAAAATCCAAAAATCACCATCGCCGCCATTAAGTGGCGAGCACAAAATCATAAAAACAGCGATGTTCTTTCCGGCATTCTGGCAAACCAGCTTCTTGAAGCCGGATTAATATCCGAAGGTTGCAAAATTTATCTCAATCTTTTTGATTCGTCTCCTGATGGTGTCTTGTATGCTCCTCAGCTAGGCGTGGCGCTCATACGCATTGGCGCTTTCCAGGCTTGCGCAGACATAGTCGAAGCACTCAAAGCACACTCTCCCGAGACTGCGGCTTTGATGCTGAATGAATATGGAATTGCACTGGCGGCTCTGAATCGTTCAAGAGAAGCTCAGATAGTACTGCGCGAATATCTACATACACACCCTGAGTCGCGGGCTGCAAAATTCAATCTTGGACAGGCTCTACTGAAAGGAGCGCAGTATCAAGAAGGCTGGGAGCTAATAGAATTCTCCCCACCAGAATTTAAAATTCAAGGCGTTAAAAATCCTTGGAAAGGTGACTTTCCTATAGATGGAAAAACATTACTATTATATGGCGAACAGGGATTTGGCGACATGCTCCAATTCTTACGCTATATACCGCATGTTGAGAAACTTGGAGCCAACATCGCTTTATCTGTGCCAGAAAATCTGAAAAGACTGTGCCAAGAATCGTTCCCTAATATTGAAATCATTGAAACAGATTTTAAAAAAATCAAATACGATTACAGCTGCTCGCTTCTTTCTCTTCCATTAGCGCTATCTTCTCAAATTGGATATGAAATACCCTCTTCTGTCCCTTATCTTTATCCAAACCGGGATGATATCGAAAAATTTTCGAAAATATTTGGGAAGAAAAATAAATTACGTGTCGGGCTCGTATGGTCTGGTGAAAACCGCCCCCGCCATGGGCTGAATTATAAAAATAGATCCGCTTCCTTACAGATGTTTTCCAAAATAATTAATACCAAAAACATAGATTTCATAAGCTTACAACTCGGGAATCCTCAAAAAGAGTTATTGCAATGGAATGAAAAAGAGATTTTTGATCCAATGAATGATGTGTCAGATATGGAAGACACTGCGGCCCTAATTTTTAATCTCGATTTAATAATCAGTGTCGATACTTCCGTTGCTCATTTGGCGGGTGCGCTTGGCAAGCCTGTCTGGATGATCACAAGAAGCGATTGCTGCTGGCGATGGTTAGAAGATCAGGAGGATACTCCTTGGTATCCCACCATGAAAATCTTTCGTTCTCAACCAGGCAGTCTTCATCATGCAATAGAGCTCGTAGCAGAAGCTCTTCCTGACTTCGTTACCACTTGGCAGCAGAACTCCTGA
- a CDS encoding flagellar biosynthesis regulator FlaF, with protein MSYGIKRYNQNSATQMTSRQIEIMAFGQTILLLKNAKNQKDRIHALTMNQKLWSSILLETSVEDNGIPDIVRKDLLNLAIWSTRYSIRAMLHNFSLKPLIDINQDMLDGLRQNIENKKSSSEINNFKLSVA; from the coding sequence ATGAGCTACGGCATTAAGCGCTATAATCAGAACTCGGCAACACAAATGACTTCAAGACAAATTGAAATCATGGCTTTTGGTCAAACCATTCTTCTTTTAAAAAATGCAAAAAATCAAAAAGATCGTATTCACGCTCTGACTATGAATCAAAAATTATGGTCTTCAATTCTATTGGAAACAAGTGTTGAGGATAATGGAATTCCCGATATAGTGAGAAAAGATCTTCTGAATTTGGCAATCTGGTCAACTCGATACAGTATCCGTGCTATGCTGCATAACTTTTCATTAAAGCCATTAATTGACATAAACCAAGATATGCTTGATGGCCTAAGACAGAACATTGAGAATAAAAAATCTTCTTCTGAGATTAATAATTTCAAGCTATCAGTTGCTTGA
- the rbfA gene encoding 30S ribosome-binding factor RbfA produces the protein MSRGSSRSSDGKGPAGRLAGLAASGPSQRQLRVAEEVRRMLSEVFARTEFRDPELSGVTITVTEVRISPDLKHATAFVSDLGKGDVEKLLPALKRVAPYLRTQLSRTLRLRIAPEIHFQPDTALDYAMEVDALLRRPEVQRDLDEES, from the coding sequence GTGAGCCGGGGTTCCAGCCGCTCTTCGGATGGAAAGGGGCCGGCGGGGAGACTCGCCGGCCTCGCCGCATCCGGTCCTTCCCAGCGCCAGCTTCGCGTTGCTGAGGAAGTGAGACGTATGCTGTCGGAAGTATTCGCCCGGACTGAATTTCGTGATCCTGAACTTTCAGGAGTCACTATTACAGTAACAGAGGTCCGTATCTCTCCCGATCTGAAACATGCGACAGCGTTTGTTTCTGATCTGGGAAAAGGAGATGTCGAAAAACTTCTGCCAGCTTTGAAACGTGTGGCTCCGTATTTGCGGACACAACTGTCTAGAACGCTTCGTTTACGTATAGCCCCGGAAATTCATTTCCAACCGGATACAGCTCTCGACTATGCTATGGAAGTAGACGCCCTGCTGCGTCGGCCTGAAGTACAGCGAGATCTGGATGAAGAAAGCTAA
- the infB gene encoding translation initiation factor IF-2, giving the protein MSEGNDQDQGKGRLSLRPAGRSEVGHTVDAGSVRQSFSHGRSKVVQVEVRKKARPGPSAPKAGVSGGRGAGGGRQPGKRGLTEAELAVRQRVLEEQRKEAALKEAQRIEQEKIQILSAAEEARRREEDERRAAEEQAREEQEARQRAELDAQEAAEQITEAPVKASAAPPVEESGPVVSDKPIPGTVTLAPPPGRLRPLAERAIMPSKPLVQTRPAPSTPSAPPAGGAGETLRLRGGREGEDDRRAPARKGAVPPPKKGAGAVKKDGGGRRSGRIDVQAAIEGDDDKTRSLASVRRQRERERRQAELERLRTDQVRVVRDVILPETITVQELANRMAARQGEVIKALMKMGVMATVTQSIDADTAELVIEEFGHRVRRVAENDVEIGIEGVEDEEGDLLPRPPVVTIMGHVDHGKTSLLDALRTTDVAAGEAGGITQHIGAYQVNLASGARITFIDTPGHEAFTAMRARGASVTDVVVLVVAADDGVMPQTAEAIKHAKAANAPIIVAINKIDKPGANPDRVRQDLLSHELVVESMGGDIQDIEVSALKRTNLDKLEEAILLQAEILDLKANPERAAEGAVIEGRLDRGRGPVATVLVQKGTLRKGDIVVAGSEWGRVRALVDDRNRQISDAGPSMPVEVLGLAGVPEAGSSFVVVDNENRAREISEFRQRKIKEHTAAGKTAARGTLDQMLARIQAGVQKEVAVLIKADVQGSAEAIKATVEKLAHEEVDVRVLNATVGQITESDVQLAKASDGVIIAFNVRATSQAREMAQRDGVDIRYYSIIYQVADDIEQLVKGKVAPKHREKFLGYAEIRQVFNITKVGKVAGCYVTEGVVKRGCGVRLLREGVVIHEGDLSQLKRFKDDVKEVARGYECGLSFAGYNDLREKDVVECFEMELVPA; this is encoded by the coding sequence ATGAGCGAAGGCAACGATCAGGATCAGGGTAAGGGACGTCTGTCCCTGCGGCCAGCGGGCCGTTCTGAAGTAGGACACACGGTCGATGCCGGATCTGTGCGCCAGAGCTTCAGCCATGGTCGCTCGAAGGTAGTACAGGTCGAGGTTCGCAAAAAGGCGAGGCCAGGTCCAAGTGCTCCCAAAGCCGGTGTGTCCGGTGGACGTGGTGCTGGTGGGGGACGTCAGCCGGGCAAGAGAGGCTTGACGGAAGCAGAACTGGCTGTCCGTCAGAGAGTGCTTGAAGAGCAGCGCAAGGAAGCGGCTCTCAAGGAAGCTCAGCGTATCGAGCAGGAAAAGATTCAGATTCTTTCTGCGGCTGAGGAAGCGCGCCGTCGGGAAGAAGACGAACGTCGTGCTGCTGAGGAACAGGCTCGCGAAGAGCAGGAAGCCAGGCAGCGTGCCGAGCTTGATGCTCAGGAGGCGGCTGAGCAGATCACTGAAGCTCCAGTTAAGGCGTCTGCCGCTCCGCCTGTTGAAGAGAGCGGTCCGGTTGTGTCGGACAAGCCAATTCCGGGCACGGTTACTCTCGCTCCGCCTCCAGGCCGTCTGCGGCCGCTTGCTGAGCGTGCGATCATGCCGAGCAAGCCGCTCGTGCAGACCCGTCCGGCTCCATCGACACCCTCCGCGCCGCCAGCGGGAGGCGCAGGTGAAACCCTGCGTCTGCGTGGTGGTCGTGAAGGCGAAGATGATCGCCGCGCTCCTGCTCGCAAAGGGGCTGTTCCCCCGCCGAAGAAGGGTGCTGGTGCAGTCAAGAAGGATGGTGGTGGTCGTCGATCCGGTCGGATCGACGTTCAGGCCGCGATCGAAGGTGATGACGACAAGACGCGTTCACTCGCTTCCGTTCGTCGTCAGCGTGAGCGTGAGCGCCGTCAGGCCGAGCTTGAGCGACTGCGGACCGATCAGGTGCGTGTTGTCCGTGACGTGATCCTGCCTGAAACCATTACCGTGCAGGAACTCGCCAATCGTATGGCTGCCCGTCAGGGTGAAGTCATCAAGGCGCTCATGAAAATGGGTGTTATGGCCACTGTCACCCAGTCGATTGACGCTGATACGGCAGAGCTGGTTATCGAAGAATTCGGCCATCGTGTCCGACGCGTTGCTGAAAACGATGTTGAGATCGGCATTGAAGGCGTGGAAGACGAGGAAGGTGATCTCCTGCCGCGTCCGCCTGTTGTAACGATCATGGGACATGTCGATCACGGCAAGACCTCCCTGCTTGATGCCCTGCGGACCACTGACGTGGCGGCAGGCGAAGCCGGTGGCATCACACAGCATATCGGTGCGTATCAGGTGAATCTGGCGTCTGGCGCCAGGATCACCTTTATTGACACTCCGGGTCATGAGGCTTTTACGGCCATGCGTGCCCGAGGGGCTTCAGTCACCGACGTGGTCGTGCTGGTCGTTGCTGCTGACGATGGCGTCATGCCGCAGACAGCAGAAGCGATTAAGCATGCCAAGGCCGCCAACGCTCCGATCATCGTGGCGATCAACAAGATCGACAAGCCGGGTGCGAACCCTGATCGCGTCCGACAGGATCTGCTGAGCCATGAGCTTGTTGTTGAATCCATGGGTGGCGACATTCAGGATATCGAGGTCTCAGCTCTCAAGCGGACAAATCTCGATAAGCTTGAGGAAGCCATTCTGCTGCAGGCTGAAATCCTTGATCTGAAGGCCAATCCTGAGCGTGCCGCTGAAGGCGCTGTCATCGAAGGTCGTCTCGATCGTGGTCGTGGCCCTGTGGCGACGGTCCTGGTCCAGAAAGGTACATTGCGTAAGGGTGACATTGTTGTCGCCGGTTCGGAATGGGGACGCGTTCGTGCGCTGGTTGATGACCGTAATCGCCAGATCTCGGATGCTGGCCCGTCAATGCCGGTGGAAGTGCTGGGTCTTGCGGGTGTGCCGGAAGCGGGTTCCTCCTTTGTTGTTGTGGATAACGAAAATCGCGCTCGCGAGATTTCCGAATTCCGTCAGCGGAAGATCAAGGAGCATACTGCTGCAGGCAAAACTGCGGCTCGTGGAACGCTTGACCAGATGCTTGCCCGTATTCAGGCGGGTGTGCAGAAGGAAGTTGCCGTTCTCATCAAGGCCGATGTGCAGGGTTCTGCCGAGGCGATCAAGGCTACTGTCGAAAAGCTTGCTCATGAGGAGGTCGACGTTCGCGTGCTGAATGCGACGGTCGGTCAGATCACAGAGAGTGATGTGCAGCTTGCCAAAGCCTCTGATGGTGTGATCATCGCCTTCAATGTGCGTGCGACGTCGCAGGCTCGTGAGATGGCCCAGCGTGATGGCGTGGATATTCGCTACTACTCGATCATCTATCAGGTTGCTGACGATATCGAGCAGTTGGTGAAGGGTAAGGTTGCTCCGAAGCATCGCGAGAAGTTCCTTGGCTACGCCGAAATCCGCCAGGTCTTCAATATCACCAAGGTCGGCAAGGTGGCGGGCTGCTACGTCACCGAAGGCGTTGTCAAACGTGGTTGCGGTGTGCGCCTGCTCCGTGAGGGTGTGGTCATTCACGAAGGTGATCTCAGCCAGCTCAAGCGCTTCAAGGACGACGTCAAGGAAGTCGCCCGTGGCTACGAGTGTGGTCTTTCCTTCGCAGGTTACAACGATCTGCGTGAGAAAGATGTGGTCGAGTGCTTCGAGATGGAACTGGTTCCAGCGTGA
- a CDS encoding RNA-binding protein encodes MKGDNHLPHSNDVCEEDERGPLRRCLVTRERLAPSSMIRFVVAPDKTVVPDLDARLPGRGIWLSARRDVLETARTRGGFARAARCQVVIPSDLVGLIEAALLRRVTNTLGLARRAGQAVSGYAKVREWIVAGATALVVQASDGSPDECVRLLSGARTLPVVKPLDGAQLGKVFGREHTVHAALRAGALADRLKQDSERFAGLADVAVLRTPEVSGERVEQADR; translated from the coding sequence CTGAAGGGGGATAATCATCTCCCCCACAGTAACGACGTTTGCGAAGAAGACGAACGTGGTCCTCTGCGTCGTTGTCTTGTGACGCGTGAGCGTCTGGCGCCTTCCAGCATGATACGATTTGTTGTGGCGCCGGATAAAACTGTAGTGCCTGATCTGGACGCGCGTCTGCCCGGACGGGGAATCTGGTTGAGTGCGCGCCGGGATGTGCTAGAAACCGCACGGACTCGCGGGGGCTTTGCCCGGGCCGCACGATGTCAGGTTGTCATTCCTTCTGATCTGGTTGGTTTGATTGAGGCAGCGCTTCTTCGTCGTGTGACGAATACGCTCGGTCTCGCACGTCGGGCCGGTCAGGCGGTCAGTGGTTACGCCAAGGTCCGGGAATGGATCGTGGCAGGTGCGACAGCTCTTGTCGTGCAGGCATCGGATGGAAGTCCGGATGAATGTGTCAGACTTCTGTCTGGCGCGCGCACTCTTCCTGTGGTGAAACCACTGGATGGTGCGCAACTGGGAAAAGTATTTGGTCGTGAGCACACGGTGCACGCGGCTCTGCGGGCTGGCGCATTAGCTGACCGGTTGAAGCAGGATAGTGAACGTTTTGCAGGGCTTGCCGATGTGGCGGTGCTGCGGACGCCGGAAGTTTCCGGCGAGCGGGTTGAACAGGCGGATAGATGA
- the nusA gene encoding transcription termination factor NusA: MDTSVARPELLLVADAVAREKLIDREEVLEAMEQAIQKAGRAKYGHEKDIRATIDRRTGEVRLSRWTEAVEAVENEETQIPLHIARKFKPEIQLGEHLIDPLPPIDFGRISAQTAKQVIVQRVREYERKRQYDEFKDRVGEIVNGTVKRTEYGNLMVEIGSAEALLRRDELIPRETFRNSDRVRAYIYDVRDEPRGPQIFLSRTHPAFLAKLFAQEVPEIYDGIIEIKAVSRDPGSRAKMAVISRDASIDPVGACVGMRGSRVQAVVAELQGEKIDIIPWSPQAATFVVNALAPAEVSKVVMDEEAGRVEVVVPDDQLSLAIGRRGQNVRLASQLTRWDIDILTEAEESERRQEEFRRRTALFVEALDVDDVIAGLLVTEGFDTIEELAYADQDELVGIEGFDDSVVEELVRRAETYLTRKKEELDEKRVALGVTDEIVELNAFTNQMLVTLGEKGVKTLDDLADLAGDELVEILGSEAIDEDAANEIIMLARAHWFEDEAAPAEADAEVPVEEVSSEHDTHQ, translated from the coding sequence ATGGATACCTCTGTTGCACGTCCCGAGCTGCTTCTGGTGGCTGACGCGGTTGCGCGTGAGAAGCTGATCGATCGTGAGGAAGTTCTCGAGGCGATGGAGCAGGCCATTCAGAAGGCCGGTCGTGCCAAGTATGGTCACGAGAAGGATATTCGCGCGACGATCGATCGTCGGACAGGCGAAGTGCGTCTGTCTCGCTGGACTGAGGCCGTCGAGGCCGTGGAAAATGAGGAAACTCAGATTCCCCTTCACATCGCCCGTAAATTCAAGCCAGAAATCCAGCTTGGCGAGCATCTGATCGATCCGCTGCCTCCGATCGACTTTGGTCGTATTTCCGCGCAGACGGCCAAACAGGTTATCGTCCAGCGCGTGCGTGAATACGAGCGCAAGCGTCAGTATGACGAGTTCAAGGATCGCGTGGGCGAGATCGTCAACGGCACGGTCAAGCGCACCGAATACGGTAACCTCATGGTTGAGATCGGCTCTGCCGAGGCGCTTCTGCGTCGTGACGAGCTGATCCCGCGTGAGACGTTCCGTAATTCAGACCGTGTTCGTGCCTACATCTATGATGTGCGTGACGAACCGCGTGGTCCGCAGATTTTCCTTTCCCGCACGCATCCAGCTTTCCTTGCGAAGCTGTTCGCGCAGGAAGTGCCGGAAATCTATGACGGAATCATCGAGATCAAGGCGGTGTCCCGTGATCCGGGCTCGCGCGCCAAGATGGCGGTGATTTCCCGGGATGCGTCCATCGATCCCGTCGGCGCCTGTGTCGGTATGCGCGGCTCCCGTGTGCAGGCTGTCGTGGCCGAGTTGCAGGGTGAAAAGATCGACATCATTCCCTGGAGTCCGCAGGCGGCGACCTTCGTGGTCAATGCTCTGGCTCCGGCTGAAGTCAGCAAGGTGGTGATGGATGAGGAGGCTGGACGCGTCGAGGTTGTTGTGCCTGACGATCAGTTGAGCCTCGCCATCGGTCGTCGCGGTCAGAACGTGCGTCTGGCCAGCCAGTTGACGCGCTGGGATATCGATATCCTCACCGAGGCGGAAGAATCCGAGCGTCGTCAGGAAGAGTTCCGTCGCCGTACCGCACTCTTCGTAGAGGCGCTGGATGTGGACGACGTGATCGCTGGCCTGCTGGTGACGGAAGGTTTCGATACGATCGAAGAGCTGGCCTATGCCGATCAGGACGAGCTTGTCGGGATCGAAGGTTTTGACGACTCGGTGGTTGAAGAGCTGGTGCGTCGTGCGGAGACCTATCTGACCCGCAAGAAAGAAGAGCTGGACGAGAAACGTGTCGCGCTTGGCGTGACCGATGAAATTGTCGAACTCAACGCTTTCACGAATCAGATGCTGGTGACGCTTGGAGAGAAGGGCGTGAAGACGCTCGATGATCTGGCTGATCTGGCTGGCGATGAGCTGGTGGAAATCCTCGGTTCGGAAGCGATCGACGAGGATGCCGCCAACGAAATCATCATGCTGGCCCGTGCGCATTGGTTCGAGGATGAGGCTGCTCCAGCAGAGGCCGATGCGGAAGTGCCGGTCGAGGAGGTGTCTTCTGAACACGACACCCACCAATGA
- the rimP gene encoding ribosome maturation factor RimP: MAGSVAFFVVDEDHSTHVGLEGRIAALITPAVEDLGFEIVRVSVLGREVPTVQIMADRADGTLITVEDCEQISHAVGAVMDVEDPIPGNWTLEVSSAGIDRPLTRPKDWERFAGHLAKAEMLIPVNGRRRFSGIVLGASEEGGRMRLDDGEEVVLPFREQKKARLVLTDALIAATQAMMKPGVQDEEGAEDAPVEKKKSKTRH; encoded by the coding sequence GTGGCCGGCTCGGTCGCCTTTTTTGTTGTGGACGAAGACCATTCGACTCATGTTGGCCTTGAAGGGCGGATTGCCGCGCTCATCACACCCGCTGTGGAGGATCTCGGGTTCGAGATCGTTCGGGTGTCGGTGTTGGGGCGCGAAGTGCCAACGGTGCAGATCATGGCCGACCGCGCTGATGGCACACTGATCACGGTGGAAGACTGTGAGCAGATCAGCCACGCGGTAGGCGCAGTCATGGACGTGGAAGATCCCATTCCCGGTAACTGGACGCTGGAAGTGTCCTCTGCCGGGATCGATCGTCCACTCACACGTCCGAAAGACTGGGAGCGTTTTGCCGGGCATCTGGCGAAGGCGGAGATGCTGATTCCCGTTAACGGTCGTCGGCGCTTCTCCGGTATCGTGCTGGGAGCCTCGGAAGAGGGCGGCAGGATGCGCCTTGATGATGGCGAGGAAGTTGTTCTGCCATTTCGGGAGCAGAAGAAGGCCAGACTTGTCCTGACGGACGCCTTGATCGCTGCCACACAGGCGATGATGAAGCCTGGCGTGCAGGATGAGGAAGGGGCGGAAGACGCTCCGGTCGAAAAAAAGAAGTCTAAAACCCGTCATTGA
- a CDS encoding AAA family ATPase — protein MKGLLPMLNRFMPVMMVIFLVLASIQAAVSLHLSLATLDHFMKWCAPLWPVLAGAGAFFTLAGLVYEISSEKLARKGLLRRRGWMMDVLARLTNRKALEELMAREQRDSAIDAEELAANLRARVIGQDQVCEDMANQLRRRLALQVRGKPVGIFLLAGPPGTGKTYLAKQLARQLDRPLMHFDMTQMASAHAATQLFGSPKGYVGSDTYGKLTGGLKEKPDSVVLLDEIEKAHPDVFKQFLVAWNDGYVTEASTGAHVSATQAIFILTSNIATEALTDIANRLGDDPDRMRAESVEALRQAGFAPEVLNRIDRIFVFRPLRGLDIARVAALEIETMIESYGLAIEPGGIEPSILFDVMRRQNRLGDGASARDLARSIEDMVSESLIVARQQGAKMVRIAHTDDGVTAQVVTEPLSPARPHLTA, from the coding sequence ATGAAGGGTCTGCTTCCCATGCTCAACCGGTTCATGCCGGTCATGATGGTGATCTTTCTGGTCCTTGCGAGCATTCAGGCTGCTGTCAGCCTGCATCTTTCACTCGCCACTCTGGATCACTTCATGAAATGGTGTGCACCGCTCTGGCCGGTTCTGGCTGGCGCGGGAGCCTTTTTCACACTGGCTGGTCTTGTTTACGAAATAAGCTCGGAAAAGCTGGCCCGGAAGGGTCTGCTCCGCAGACGGGGATGGATGATGGACGTTCTGGCGCGACTGACCAACAGGAAGGCACTTGAAGAACTGATGGCGCGCGAACAGCGCGACTCAGCCATCGATGCGGAGGAACTCGCCGCCAATCTGCGAGCCCGGGTCATCGGACAGGATCAGGTGTGCGAGGACATGGCCAACCAGCTTCGCAGACGGCTCGCCCTCCAGGTTCGCGGCAAACCGGTCGGCATCTTCCTGCTGGCAGGCCCACCCGGCACCGGCAAGACCTATCTGGCCAAGCAGCTGGCGCGTCAGCTCGACAGGCCGCTCATGCATTTCGACATGACGCAGATGGCCAGCGCCCATGCCGCCACACAACTTTTCGGATCTCCAAAAGGCTATGTCGGCTCGGATACCTACGGAAAACTGACAGGCGGCCTCAAGGAGAAGCCGGATTCAGTGGTGCTTCTCGATGAAATCGAAAAGGCCCATCCCGACGTTTTCAAGCAGTTTCTTGTCGCCTGGAATGACGGCTATGTAACCGAAGCCTCGACGGGAGCCCATGTTTCCGCCACTCAGGCCATCTTTATCCTGACCTCGAACATCGCCACCGAAGCGCTGACCGATATCGCCAACCGTCTTGGCGATGACCCTGACCGTATGCGCGCCGAGTCGGTGGAAGCACTGCGTCAGGCCGGGTTCGCTCCAGAAGTCCTGAACCGGATTGATCGCATCTTTGTGTTCCGTCCTCTCCGCGGGCTGGATATCGCCCGCGTCGCGGCGCTGGAAATCGAAACCATGATCGAGAGCTACGGACTGGCCATCGAGCCGGGTGGTATCGAGCCTTCGATCCTGTTTGACGTCATGCGGCGTCAGAACCGGCTGGGCGACGGAGCCTCTGCCCGTGATCTTGCCCGATCCATTGAGGATATGGTCAGTGAATCCCTGATCGTTGCGCGTCAGCAAGGCGCGAAGATGGTGCGCATCGCTCATACTGATGACGGAGTTACAGCTCAGGTGGTTACTGAACCTCTCTCTCCAGCACGCCCTCACCTGACAGCCTGA
- a CDS encoding LysR family transcriptional regulator — protein sequence MDLLSALHSFVRVAATGSFSAVSRETGASQPTISRHIALLEAHYGTTLFARTTRSLMMTEDGRSLLPHAYELLEILETAETVLGRRRASVSGLVRLGVTTAFGLYLTNRIKDLLGKHPDLSVELVMRDGFGDLVEEGLDLAIRVGEIAEGSLIARKLGAVHRSLVSSSTHFTPRSTLRHPHDLTGEACVVFTYGGGRQDWHFLNAEGEESVVAPAAVFRANSSEAALHAVQAGVGVGLLPEFQVRHLVAAGELVEVLPEWKVPPMPLYAVHTGPRTLPLRTRTVLDFLIEISLDVLSPT from the coding sequence ATGGATCTTCTTTCTGCTCTTCACAGCTTTGTCCGCGTCGCCGCGACAGGCTCATTCTCGGCTGTTTCCCGCGAAACGGGAGCCAGTCAGCCGACGATTTCACGTCATATCGCCCTGCTGGAAGCGCATTACGGCACAACGCTGTTCGCACGCACGACCCGCAGTCTGATGATGACGGAAGATGGTCGCAGTCTTCTGCCTCATGCGTATGAATTGCTGGAAATTCTCGAGACGGCCGAAACGGTGCTCGGGCGTCGGCGGGCGTCAGTGTCCGGTCTTGTCAGGCTGGGTGTCACCACGGCATTCGGCCTGTATCTCACCAACCGGATCAAGGATCTTCTGGGTAAACACCCGGATCTCTCCGTCGAACTTGTCATGCGGGACGGGTTCGGCGATCTCGTGGAGGAAGGGCTGGACCTTGCCATCAGGGTTGGCGAGATCGCCGAAGGCTCCCTGATTGCCCGCAAGCTGGGTGCTGTCCATCGGTCTCTGGTCAGTTCCTCAACACATTTCACACCCAGATCTACGCTGCGGCATCCGCATGATCTGACCGGTGAAGCATGTGTGGTCTTCACGTATGGGGGTGGGCGTCAGGACTGGCATTTCCTGAACGCCGAAGGCGAGGAAAGCGTTGTCGCTCCGGCGGCGGTGTTCCGGGCGAATTCCAGTGAAGCTGCTCTTCATGCCGTTCAGGCGGGTGTAGGAGTCGGACTTCTGCCGGAATTTCAGGTTCGTCATCTGGTCGCGGCAGGAGAACTGGTTGAGGTTCTCCCTGAGTGGAAAGTGCCGCCGATGCCACTTTATGCGGTGCATACCGGACCACGGACACTTCCGTTACGCACCCGCACGGTGCTGGATTTCCTGATCGAGATTTCCTTAGACGTTCTCAGCCCGACCTGA